In Xenopus laevis strain J_2021 chromosome 2S, Xenopus_laevis_v10.1, whole genome shotgun sequence, a genomic segment contains:
- the LOC121400543 gene encoding uncharacterized protein LOC121400543, with product MGGSSRSVIWIVGDSYIARAHQRLQIYPPGTLLSFLPTQVVIQWFGVGGMRWEQVLLKFAAQMRIAMPPDILVVHCGGNDLGRVSQRELIRVMRCDLERIMQLAPNVKIVFSEMVSRIHWRFVNTWEAIERSRKVINKQSAGIVRKMGGFNVRHKYVVTGDPGYYLKDGVHLSQVGLDIFVLGLQDGIERVLGECVGGARPA from the exons ATGGGTG GTTCATCCAGATCGGTGATTTGGATTGTGGGTGACTCATACATTGCCCGGGCACATCAGCGGTTGCAAATATATCCACCAGGAACACTTTTAAGCTTCCTTCCAACTCAAGTAGTGATTCAATGGTTTGGAGTTGGGGGCATGCGATGGGAGCAGGTATTGCTAAAGTTTGCAGCACAAATGAGAATTGCTATGCCACCAGACATACTGGTGGTGCACTGTGGGGGTAATGACCTGGGCAGGGTATCCCAAAGGGAACTTATACGGGTCATGCGGTGTGATTTAGAGAGGATCATGCAGTTAGCGCCCAATGTAAAGATAGTTTTTTCAGAAATGGTGAGTAGGATCCACTGGAGGTTTGTCAACACATGGGAAGCTATTGAGAGGAGTCGCAAGGTGATTAATAAACAGTCGGCCGGTATCGTTAGGAAGATGGGCGGCTTTAATGTACGACACAAGTACGTGGTAACGGGGGACCCGGGGTATTACTTGAAGGATGGGGTGCACTTAAGCCAGGTGGGTTTGGACATTTTTGTGCTGGGGTTGCAGGATGGAATTGAAAGGGTGCTGGGCGAGTGTGTGGGTGGAGCCCGGCCAGCTTAA
- the amigo1.S gene encoding amphoterin-induced protein 1, which produces MRFSFDLSHFVWVFSIFFMDMAVIRSVASPLNCQTCVCASDIISCPKKELTLVPSGLPNYTAVLDLSHNMLSRLRAEWAPEPLKRLHTLVLSHNSISFVSSEAFSLTPQLRYLDLSCNKLNALEENVFSALQRLEVLLLFQNQIERIDRTAFDDIQLLQKIYLSHNRVTRFPLELVKDGEKLPQLVLLDLSSNKLKYLPVQQLKILPAWLSNGLYLHGNPLTCDCDLYGLFWNWHVRQLASVVDFHEELLCQLFSQPKPPSKTTNVFLLNNSEGLNCTVVREAGMEAYLGDTVILNCDSKQKSVNQVWVTPSNEWVQVQQESGARNRSISVLSNGSLQIRPIQVEDRGIYTCYAQGELLNETLYVTLTVFNFTQHVHQDTLNTAYTTLVGCIASVILVFIYLYLTPCRCWCRPGNRGQGEDRESIHSSVLSATPNHETTSDKAALSRHVAFQEPPGDLHGQNGKLKPNGSQEVPVIKGSPLQPKTSNRKLSDPGSISSVFSDTPIVV; this is translated from the coding sequence ATGAGGTTTTCTTTTGATCTCTCCCATTTTGTATGGGTCTTCAGTATCTTCTTCATGGACATGGCAGTGATAAGGTCAGTGGCATCCCCCCTAAACTGTCAAACCTGTGTGTGTGCCAGTGACATAATTAGTTGCCCCAAAAAGGAACTGACTTTGGTGCCTAGTGGGCTTCCTAACTACACCGCAGTACTGGATCTCAGTCATAACATGCTATCTCGATTGCGGGCAGAGTGGGCTCCAGAACCCTTGAAAAGGCTTCACACACTAGTTCTCTCACACAACTCTATTAGTTTTGTATCTTCAGAGGCTTTCTCATTAACTCCTCAGCTGCGTTATCTGGATCTATCTTGTAACAAGCTAAATGCACTAGAGGAGAATGTCTTTAGTGCTTTGCAACGGCTGGAGGTGCTGCTTCTTTTTCAAAACCAGATTGAACGAATTGACCGTACTGCCTTTGATGATATACAGTTATTACAGAAGATCTACTTAAGCCACAATCGTGTGACCAGATTTCCACTAGAGCTAGTGAAAGATGGAGAGAAGCTGCCACAGTTAGTGCTGCTTGACCTTTCCTCAAATAAATTAAAGTATCTTCCAGTGCAACAGCTCAAAATCCTGCCAGCTTGGCTCAGCAATGGACTTTACCTACATGGCAATCCGCTGACCTGTGACTGTGACCTGTATGGACTTTTTTGGAACTGGCATGTCCGGCAGCTGGCATCTGTTGTAGATTTTCATGAAGAATTGCTGTGCCAGCTGTTCTCTCAACCCAAACCACCATCAAagaccaccaatgtatttttgctCAACAACAGTGAAGGGCTGAATTGCACTGTTGTGCGAGAGGCTGGCATGGAGGCATATCTAGGGGACACTGTCATTTTAAATTGTGACAGTAAGCAGAAGAGTGTCAACCAAGTGTGGGTTACACCTAGCAATGAGTGGGTTCAGGTACAACAAGAAAGCGGTGCAAGAAACCGCAGTATATCAGTATTAAGTAATGGCAGTTTGCAAATAAGACCAATTCAAGTGGAAGACAGGGGAATATACACTTGTTACGCACAGGGGGAACTGTTAAATGAAACATTATATGTTACGCTTACCGTATTTAACTTTACACAGCATGTGCATCAGGATACTCTTAATACAGCGTATACCACACTAGTGGGCTGTATTGCCAGTGttatacttgtatttatatatttgtatcttaCACCATGCCGTTGCTGGTGTCGGCCAGGTAATAGGGGACAAGGAGAAGACAGGGAAAGCATTCATTCCTCTGTCCTAAGTGCTACACCCAACCATGAGACCACCAGTGATAAGGCTGCTTTAAGTCGTCATGTTGCATTTCAGGAGCCACCAGGAGATTTACATGGCCAGAATGGAAAACTGAAGCCCAATGGGTCACAGGAGGTACCTGTAATAAAGGGTTCACCTTTGCAACCAAAAACATCTAACAGAAAGCTCTCAGACCCTGGATCCATCAGTTCAGTGTTCTCAGACACCCCCATTGTGGTGTGA